The sequence GCCGCCGCCAGGGCGGCGGGGCCGGCCGAGGGGCCGTCGGCGGCGGCCGCCTGCGGGGCGGCGGAGAGCAGCGCCGCGCCGGCGAGCACACCGGCGGCGGCCAGGGCCGCGGCGAGTGAGCGGGCCGGGGAACTGGTGGAGGTCATGCCGTCACGCCCCGATCCGGTAGAGCGAGTGGGTCCAGGAGAACTCGCTGTTGTTGACGTACCAGGAGTGGGAGGCCCAGTTGTAGCGGTTGCTGGAGGGCCAGGGGTCGCCCCAGTAGACGAGGCTGTTGGCGTCGTCGTAGCCGTACAGGACATGCATGTGGCCGCCGCCCGAGGACCACTGGATGCGGGTCTCGACCGGGCGTCCGGCGGCTATCTCGGCCTGCACGGTGGGGTAGCGCAGCCAGCCGTTGACGTACGAGCCGGGGCTGATGCCGGCCCAGTACAGCGCGTTCTGGACGTTGTCGAGCGCGGCCTGCGAGTTGGGGCACTCGTAGCCCTGGGCGCGGTTGAAAGCGGCGTTGCAGAACTGGTTCTGGCTGTAGTTGCGGCCGTACCAGGTGGCGATGGTGTTGCCGGACGCGGCCCAGCACCAGTTGGTCTTCTGCTGCGCCTGCATCGTGATGTTCAGCCGCTTGGTGGCGGCGAGGGCGGCCGTCGGCGCGGTCGCCGTCCGGTCGGGGACCGCCGCGGCGGTGACGGTACGGCCCTGGAACGCGGCGGTGGTGGTACGGGACTGGTCGGCGGTGGCGGTCGCCGTGGGTGCGGCGAGCAGCACGGCGGCGAGTACGGCTGTCACCGAAATCCGGGCGGACCGGATTCTTCGGTTGCGCATGGGGTTTCCTCCCGGGCGGGGGGTGGGGGTTCCTAGGAGCGCGTCCGGACGCTGTGGAGGAGCATCAACCGTTGTCGGGGACGGGTCAACACGCTTGAATGCGGGTGAACACCGCGGTGTGAACGCCCGGGGCCCCGGTGTGAACACGCGCCCCCGGCCACCTGCGGACCGGCACCCGTCGGCGCGGCCCCGTGCCCGGCCGGCGTGAACGTTCACCTGGAGGACCCATGCGGCACACCGAGGCCGAACTGGCGCAGGTGCTGCACACCGGACCGTTCCACCTGGCGCTGCGCACCGCGCTCTCGGTGCGCGGGCTGCCGCTCCAGCGGGTCCGGCACCATCTGGCGCATCGCGGGGTCAAGGTCGGGGTGACCAGCCTGAGTTACTGGCAGCAGGGCGCCCGCCGCCCGCAGCGCCCGGAGTCGCTGCGGGCCGTGAAGGCCCTGGAGGAGGTCCTGGACCTGCCGGTGAACTCGCTGCTCGGGCTGCTGGGCGCCGAGGAGCCCCGCCCGGACGCCGACCGTCCGCCCGCCCGCACCTACCGCTCGCTGGTGGAGGCGTCCGGGGCGGTGGAGCGGCTGCTCGCGGGGATGGAGTCACCGGCGGACGGCGGGCTGCACACCGTGGGCCACCAGGAGCGGGTGCGGATCGGGCCGGGGCGCCAGATGCAGTACCGGGCCTCCCAGCATGTGGTGCGCGCCCATCGGGACGGCATCGACCGCTATCTCGCGGTGTACGTCGGCGATCCGGGCTGCGATCCGGCTCAGGTCGCCGTGCACGCCCGGGAGAACTGCCGGACGGGCCGGATCCGCTGGGACCGGGAGACGGGGGTGCTGGTCGCCGAGCTGCTGTTCGACACCCGGCTGCGGGCGGGCGACACGTATCTGTTCGGCTACGGCTTCGAGGACGGTACGGGCGGGCCCTGCGACGAGTACATGCGCGGCTTCACCTTCGGCGGCGGGCAGTACGTGCTCCAGGTCGGGTTCGACGAGGAGGCGCTGCCGGTGCGGTGCCGCAGCTTCGCCCAGGCGTCGGCGGGCGCGCCCCGGGGCGCGCGGGCGGACCTCACGCTGACCGGCCGGCACCGGACCGTGCATCTGGTGGAGCAGGGGGTGCGGCCGGGGCTGGTGGGGATCGACTGGGACTGGGAGTGAGACCGGCGGGCCGGCCGGGGCCGGGTCAGGCCTCCGGGCCGGCGATCAGCCTTCCGCCCTCGACGCGGACCGGGACGGAGGGCAGCGGCACGGTCGCGGGGCCGTGCACGGCCTTGCCGGTCGTCGTGTCGAAGCGGCTGCCGTGGCAGGGGCAGTGGCCCTCGTTCTTCTCGACCCGGTCCAGCAGGCAGCCGGCGTGGGTGCACTGGGCGCTGAACGCCTTGAACTCGCCCTTGGCCGGGCAGGCGACGACGACGCGCTGCTCGCGGTAGAGCTTGGACTCGCCGACGGGAATCTCGTCCGGGGTGCCGAGCTCGACGGGGGCGGTGGGGGTCGGCGTCTGGGCGTGGCCGAGCTTCGAGTCGGTCGAGCAGGCGGCCGCCCCCAGCCCGGCGACGCCCGCGAGGGCGGCGCCCTTCAGCACGGTGCGGCGGGCGGCGGGCTGGCCGGACATACGGTCTCCACGGGTCGGGGCGTCAGGGGCAGAGCGGAGGACCGTGCCGGAGCTGCCCGGGGCGGCGGCGGCATCGGTGACGTAACCGACGATACCGGCGCAGGCGGACGTCGCCGCGCGCGGCCCGGCCCTGCCGGGTCGCGGCCGGTCGGGGTCGGTCGGTCGGTCGGTCGGCGGGAACGAGGCCCGGGGCGGCAGGGGGCGGAAACGCGGCGAGGCGGCGCCCCCTCGCAGGGGTCGCCACCTCGCACCGTGTGCCCCGGTGTCAGGCCTTGCGGGCGCGGGCCGTCTTCTTGGCCGCGGGCTTCTTGGCGGCCGTCTTCTTCACCGCGGAGGCCTTGGCCGTCGCCGTCCTCGTCGCCGAGGCGGACTTGGCGGCGGCCGTCTTCTTCGCGGCCTTCTTCCCGGCGGGCTTGCGGGCGCCCGGCACAGCGGCCTCGCTCACCCGGTCGGCGTCCAGGATGTCCTGGAGGAACTTGCCGGTGTGGCTGGCGGGGACGCCTGCCACGTACTCCGGGGTGCCCTCGGCGATGACCAGGCCGCCGCCGCTGCCGCCCTCGGGGCCCATGTCCACGACCCAGTCGGCGGTCTTGATGACGTCGAGGTTGTGCTCGATGACGATCACCGAGTTCCCCTTGTCGACCAGACCGGACAGCACCTTGATCAGCTTGGAGATGTCCTCGAAGTGCAGACCGGTGGTCGGCTCGTCCAGGACGTAGACCGTGCGGCCGGTGGAGCGCTTCTGGAGCTCGCTGGCGAGCTTGACCCGCTGGGCCTCGCCGCCGGAGAGCGTGGGCGCGGACTGGCCGAGCCGCACGTATCCGAGGCCGACCTCGTTGAGCGTGCGCAGGTGGCGCGCGATGGTGGGAACGGCCTCGAAGAACTCCAGGCCCTCCTCGATCGGCATGTCCAGCACCTCGGCGATGGACTTGCCCTTGTAGTGGACCTCCAGGGTCTCCCGGTTGTAGCGCGCACCGTGGCAGACCTCGCACGGGACGTACACGTCGGGCAGGAAGTTCATCTCGATCTTGATCGTGCCGTCGCCGGAGCAGTTCTCGCAGCGGCCGCCCTTGACGTTGAAGGAGAACCGGCCCGGCAGATAGCCGCGGACCTTGGCCTCCATCGTCTCGGCGAACAGCTTGCGGACGTGGTCGAAGACACCGGTGTACGTGGCCGGGTTGGACCGGGGCGTACGGCCGATGGGCGACTGGTCGACGTGCACCACCTTGTCGACGAGGTCGTCGCCGTCGACCCGGGTGTGCCGGCCGGGCACCGACTTGGCGCCGTTCAGCTCGCGGGCCAGGTGGGTGTAGAGGATGTCGTTGACCAGCGTCGACTTTCCGGAGCCGGAGACGCCGGTGACGGCGGTCAGCACGCCGAGCGGGAAGGAGACGTCGATGTCCCGGAGGTTGTTCTCCCGGGCGCCGTGCACCGTGAGCAGCCGCGAGGGGTCCACGGGACGCCGCACGTCGGGCACGGGGATCGACCGCTTGCCCGTGAGGTACTGCCCGGTGACCGACTTGTCGTTGGCCAGCAGCTCCTTGAGCGAGCCGGAGTGGACCACCTTGCCGCCGTGCTCACCGGCGCCGGGGCCGATGTCGACGACCCAGTCGGCGACCTTGATGGTGTCCTCGTCGTGCTCCACGACGATGAGCGTGTTGCCCATGTCGCGGAGGCGGACCAGGGTCTCGATCAGCCGGTGGTTGTCGCGCTGGTGCAGCCCGATGGAGGGCTCGTCGAGCACGTAGAGCACGCCGACGAGACCGGAGCCGATCTGCGTGGCGAGCCTGATGCGCTGGGCCTCGCCGCCGGACAGGGTGCCCGCCGCGCGGTTCAGCGAGAGGTAGTCCAGGCCGACGTCGACCAGGAACTTCAGCCGCTCGTTGACCTCCTTGAGGACCCGCTCGGCGATCTTCTTGTCGCGGGCGTTCAGCTTGAGGCGGCCGAGGAACTCGGCGCACTCGCTGATCGACATCGCGGAGACCTCGGCGATGGACTTCTCCATCACCGTGACCGCGAGGACGATCGGCTTGAGCCGGGTGCCCTCACAGGTCGGGCACGGGACCTCGCGCATGTAGCCCTCGAAGCGCTCCCGGCTGGAGTCGCTCTCGGCCTCGGAGTGCCGCCGCTTGACGAACTGGACGGCGCCCTCGAAGGACGGGGTGGTGTAGGCGCGCTCCCGCCCGTACCGGTTGCGGTAGCGGACCTCGGTCTGGATCTTGTGGCCGTGCAGCAGGGCCTTCCTGGCGCGCTGCGGCAGCCCCGCCCACGGGATGTCCGTACGGAAGCCGAGGGCTTCGGCCAGGGCATTGATCTGGCGGCCGAAGTACTCCTTCGTGTGGCCGTGCGACCAGGGGTGGATCGCGCCCTCGTCGAGGGACTTCTCCTCGTCCGGGACGATCAGCTCCGGGTCGACCTCCATGCGCGTACCGATGCCCGTGCAGTCGGGGCAGGCGCCGAACGGGGAGTTGAAGGAGAAGGAGCGCGGCTCCAGCTCCTCGAAGGAGAGGTCGTCGTACGGGCAGTAGAGGTGCTCCGAGTACATCCGCTCGCGCTCGGGGTCGTCCTCGGGGAGGTCGACGAAGTCGAGCACGACCATGCCGCCGGAGAGGCCGAGCGCGGTCTCGACGGAGTCCGTCAGCCGGCGCTTGGCACTGTCCTTCACGGTGAGACGGTCGATGACCACCTCGATGGTGTGCTTCTCCTGCTTCTTGAGCGCGGGCGGCTCGGAGAGCTGGATGGTCGCGCCGTCCACCCGGGCGCGGCTGTAGCCCTTGGTCTGGAGATCGGAGAACAGGTCGACGAACTCGCCCTTGCGCTCGCGCACCAGCGGCGAGAGCACCTGGAAGCGGCTGCCCTCGGGCAGGCCCAGGACCTTGTCCACGATGGCCTGCGGCGACTGGCGCGAGATCGGGCGGTGGCACTCGGGGCAGTGCGGCTTGCCGATCCTGGCGAAGAGCAGCCGGAGGTAGTCGTAGACCTCCGTGATGGTGCCGACCGTCGAGCGCGGGTTGCGCGAGGTCGACTTCTGGTCGATGGAGACGGCGGGCGACAGACCCTCGATGAAGTCGACGTCCGGCTTGTCCATCTGGCCGAGGAACTGCCGGGCGTACGAGGAGAGCGACTCCACGTAGCGGCGCTGGCCCTCGGCGAAGATCGTGTCGAACGCGAGCGACGACTTGCCCGACCCGGAGAGCCCGGTGAAGACGATGAGGGAGTCGCGGGGGAGGTCGAGCGAGACGTTCTTGAGGTTGTGCTCGCGAGCACCACGGACGATGAGACGGTCGGCCACGCCGGTCCGCACCTTTCTGGAGAGAAGCGGGGGAACTGAGCCCCCGGCCCAGGTTATGGGGGGCGCCACAGCGGTGTACGAAGCTTTCGACTTCGAGCGTATAGCACGCACATTCGAATTGCGGACGGCTGAGAACTCCTTCACCCGAACGAGTGGCCGGGGCTAGGCTCCGCCCCATGACTGATCATGCGCACGACCTGGCAGCACTGCGTGAAGCGACCGATCGGCTGCTCACCGCCACGGCGAAAATCGACGACGCGGCCCTGACCGAGCCGTCACGCCTGCCGGGCTGGAGTCGCGGTCATGTCGTCGCGCACCTCTCTCGTAACGCCGACGCCCTCGTAAATGTTCTCCGGGGCCTGCCGATGTACGCAGACAGCGAAACCCGCGACCGTGACATCGAGCGGGACGCCTCCCGGTCGCGGGCGGAGCAGCTGGCCGACCTGACGGCGACCGCGGCCCGCTTCGCCGAGGCGGCCGCGGATCCCGCGGACTGGTCGCGCACGGTGACCCTGCGCAACGGCGTGACGGACTCGGCCTCCCGGGTGCCCTTCCGGCGCCGCGTCGAGGTGGAGCTGCACCACGTCGACCTGGACGTGGGCTACGAGCTGGAGGATCTGCCGGACGAGTTCGTCGCACGGGAGATCGACTTCCTGGCCGAGCGGTTCGGCAGGCACCCCGAGGTCGTGCCGACGGGGCTGGCCGACGGCACCGGGCGCTACTGGACGACCGGCGGCGGCGCGGAGGGCGGGCCCGTCGCGGTCCGGGGCGCGGCCGTCGAACTGATGGGGTGGCTCAGCGGGCGGCGCGACGGCTCGGCGCTGACGGTCGAGGGCGGAACGCTTCCGGCGCTGCCCCCGCTATAGGCTGACGTACATGACGTACAGCGGAGCGGTGAGGGTCGGCGGGCCCGCCGACGTGCACGAACTGACGGATCTGATGATCTCGAAGGCCGCCGTCGGCCCGATGGACAACAACGCCTATCTGCTGCGCTGCCGGGCCACCGGCGAGCAGCTGCTGATCGACGCGGCCGCCGACGCCGGGACGCTGCTGCGCCTGATCGGTGACGACTCGATCGTCTCGGTCGTCACCACCCACCGGCACCGCGACCACTGGACGGCACTGGCCGAGGTGGTCGCGGCCACCGGGGCCCGCACCTACGCCGGGCGGTACGACGCCGAGGGCATCGAGGTACCGACGGAGGTGCTCGTCGAGGACGGCGACACCATCCGGGTGGGTGAGGTGGCGCTCACCGCCCGCCACCTCACCGGGCACACCCCGGGCTCGATCACGCTCCTGTACGACGACCCGCACGGGGCGCCGCACCTGTTCACCGGGGACTGCCTCTTCCCCGGCGGGGTCGGCAACACCCACAAGGACCCCGAGGCGTTCGCGAGCCTGCTGCACGACGTGGAGACCAAGCTCTTCGCCCCGCTGCCCGACGAGACCTGGGTCTACCCGGGCCACGGGCGCGACACCACGCTGGGGGACGAACGTCCCCACCTGTCCGAGTGGCGCGCCCGGGGCTGGTGAGCGGCGGCTAGACGCGGTCCTCGGCCTTCTCGCGGGCCTCGGCCTGCTTCCTGTTGGCCATCAGGCTGGTGATCGTGGTGATCACCAGCACCCCGCAGATGACGCCGAGCGAGACCGGGATGGAGATCTCGGGGACGTGCACCCCGGACTCGTGCAGGGCGTGCAGCACCAGCTTGACGCCGATGAAGCCGAGGATCACCGACAGCCCGTAGCTGAGGTGGACCAGCTTCTTCAGCAGACCGCCGATCAGGAAGTACAGCTGCCGCAGACCCATCAGGGCGAAGGCGTTGGCGGTGAAGACGATGTACGGGTCCTGGGTGAGGCCGAAGATCGCCGGGATGGAGTCCAGCGCGAACAGCACATCGGTGGTGCCGATGGCGAGCATGACGACCATCAGGGGGGTCATGACGCGCTTGCCGTTGTTGCGGATGAAGAGCTTCGTGCCGTGGTACCGGTCGGCGACGCCGAAGCGGCGCTCGATGTTCTTCAGGAGGCGGTTCTCCTCGAACTCCTCGTCCTCCTCGTCGGCCCGCGCCTCCTGGATGAGCTTCCAGGCGGTGTAGATCAGGAACGCGCCGAAGATGTAGAAGACCCACGAGAAGTTGGCGATGACCGCGGCGCCGGCGGCGATGAAGACCGCCCGCAGCACCAGCGCGATCAGCACGCCGATCAGCAGCACCCGCTGCTGGAGGTGGGAGGGCACCGAGAACTTCGCCATGATCAGCACGAAGACGAAGAGGTTGTCGACGCTGAGCGACTTCTCGGTGATGTAGCCCGCGAAGAACTCGCCCGATGCCTGGCTCTCACCGGCCACGAGCAGTGCGAGCCCGAAGAGGGCTGCCAGCACGATCCAGACGATCGTCCAGATCCCGGCTTCCTTGGTCGACACGTCATGGGGCTTGCGCCCGATGAAGAAGTCGACGGCGATGAGGGCGCACAGACCAAGGATGGTCAGCGCCCAGAGGGTCCATGAAACGTCCACTGCGCCTCCGGCAGTTCGCTACGGGCTACTGATCAGCGTCGTCGCTGCCGGAGGTCTCTTCCACCCGGGCACGCGGGCTGCGCGCCTGGGCCGGCGCCCCGGGACCGGTCACAGTCCGTACTGACGGGAACGCCGCGTATGGGAGTACTCCCCTCCGCTCCATGAACGGTACAGGAAATACCAAAGAAAGGTAAAGAGAAGCCTAAAGGATCTCCAAACGGCCAGGTCAGGGGTGGTTTACCCAGAGCTTTACGAGGGTCGGCCGGTCAGCGGCCCCCGGTGCGACGGGCATGGGCCACCCGGGCCAGCACCTCGTCGAGCACCGCGCTGCCCGGCGGCGTCCGCGGCGGTTCGTACGTCCACGCGTGACCGACCCAGGGGTCGGCCAGATGGTCGTCGGCGACCGGGGTGACCCGCAGCAGCGAACGCCACAGCGGGTCGAGGATCGGACCGTACTCGGAGGCCTCCTCCCGGTCCGCGACCATCATCAGATGGACGCCCACGGAGGGGCCCTCGTCGGCGAGGTAGCGCAGCTGGGTGACCGCGCGGTCGTCGAAGCCGTGCGGGAAGTCGTTGACGATCAGCAGCTGCTCGGCCGGGTCCAGGTCCGGCGGCAGCGAGTCGGCGGCCCCGGCCCGGATCGCCATCTGCACCAGGTCCACCCGCCGGGTGAGGTGGGCGAGGACCGTGGAGACGCCCTGTGCCCCGGTCGCGGGCGGCGACGGCAGGACGCCGGACCGGACCAGCGGCGCGAGCGCCCCGGCGGCCGAGCCGGCCGGGTCGATGACGTGGACCGTGAACTCGTTCGGCGGGTAGACGGCCAGCAGCCGCGCCGCGTGCAGCACGGCGGTCTCCATCGCGAGCCGGCGCAGCTCGTCCGTACCGGCCAGTGCGGCGGCCTCGGAGGCGGTGCGCCCGCTGTCGATCCACATGCCCCGTTCCAGCGGCAGCCGGACGAGCAGCGGGATGCGCAGGTCGGTGCTCTCGGGCAGGTGGAGGTCGCCGATCCGCAGCGCCATGGGGATCTCCATCGGCACCCGGTAACCGTGCCAGACGGGGTTGTCCCAGCCCGCGTAGGAGGCCGGGAGCGCGGGCTCCACGACGGCGGACTCGGCGGCCAGCTGGGCGAGGTCGCGGTCCAGCGACTCGCGGGCGCGGGCGGTCAGCTCGTCGCGCTTGGCGCGGGCCTCCTCGCGGGCCCGGTCGCCCGCGCCCCCGATGCGGCTGCGCGGGTCGGACAGGGTCCGCTCCAGCTCCTGGTCCATCCGGGACTCGGCGAAGTCGACGGCGCTGCGGTACGCGGCGGCGGCGCGGGCCAGGTCCTCGAACATGCCCCACACCTGGTTGTACAGGCGCTCGTCCATGGACCAGCCGGTCGCGTCACCGGCCACGGGCTGGGCCGGCCGGCCGGGCTGGGCCGGCGGCGCGGTGGGAGGCGGCGGCGGGGGCGCGGTGGGCTGGCGGCGCGGGTGCGCGTAGTTGACCGGGCCGCCCGGCGCGGCCGGCTCGGCGAGCGGCTCGGGCTGCGGGGGCGCGGCCGGGGGAACCGGCGGCGGCACGGGGGGCTGCCCATGGGTCGGTGCGGGGGCCGGGGCGGGGGTGTGCCTGACCCGGTCGGCCTCCGGGGTGCGGGGCGGTGGCGGCGCCACCGAGCGGGCCAGGCCGCGGGCGACCGCCTCCTGGATCGTCCCGGCCAGTTCGGCGGCCCGGTCCACGCCCTGGTCGGCGAGCATGGCGGCGAGGCCGCCGGCGTAGCCCTGGCCGACCGCCCGGACCTTCCAGGCGCCCTGACGGCGGTACAGCTCCAGGGCGGCGACCGCGGACTCGCTGTCGAGCCCGGTCAGCGTGAACGTGGCGATCTCGTCGCCGTCGAGGCCGGTGACCGCGACGAAGGGCGAGGCGACGGCCCCGAACCGGGTCGGGCCGCCGGCCCCCTGCGGAAGGGCCAGCAGCACCGTCACCCGGTGCACGCCGTCGGGCAGGGCGTCGAGGTCGACGGCGAGCCGGTGGTCGGCGGCGGCCTGCCGGGACACTTCGAGGCCGTGCAGCTGCGGGGAGCCCGGGTGGGCGACCCACTCGGTGCCGGAGACCCTGCCGTGCTCGTCGCCGAGCGTGGCACCGGCCACGACGGGCGCCCCGGCCGATATCCGGATCTCCAGACGGGTCTGGGGCAAGGTGTGGTTCTGCCCCCGGACCAGCTCGGCCGTCATTGCCCTGTCCCCTCGACGAGTTGCCGCTGTGCGCGCTGTGTCTCTGCTGTGGGTGGTGCGGTGGTGCCGCGATGCGGGCAGCTCCCGGCGGCCGAGGCCTCCGGGAGCTGCGCGTACCGCGTTACGGACCTGGCGGTCCGGGGTGTCCTACAGGTGCGGCAGGATCGCCGGCATGAGGTCCTGGAAGGTGCGGCCGTTGGCCGGGGTGCCGATGGCGGTCATCTTCCAGGCGTTGCCCGCGCGGTGCACCTTCGCCATGATCTGCGCGGTGTACTGCCCGCCGCCGTCCAGCGTGTAGCGGGCGAGCTCCTGGCCGTTGGTCTCGTCCACGATGCGGCAGAAGGCGTTCTGCACCTCCTGGAACGTCTGACCGGTGAAGGAGTTCACCGTGAAGACGATCTGGTCGATGTGGACCGGCACCCGCTGGAGGTCCACGAGGATCGCCTCGTCGTCGCCGCCGGAGCCGGCGCCGCCCACCAGGTTGTCCCCCGTGTGCCGCACCGAGCCGTCGTCGCTGGTGAGGTGCCGGAAGAACACGACGTCCACCGGCTGCTTGTCGGCGAACAGGACCGCCGAGGCGTCCAGGTCGATCTCCCGGGTGCGCGAGCCGAACAGACCGCGGCGCGGTGCCGCCTGCCAGCCGAGCCCCATCCGTACCGCGGTCAGGGTCCCCCCGTCGCTCTTCTGCAGGCTGATGGCCTGGCCCTTGGTCATATTGACCGTCACGCGCTGTCCCCTCTCCGCTTCCCCGCAACCGTCCTTGTGCGGTTCCCCAGCACCCTACGCAGTGGTGTCACCCGCGCGGAGGGCCTGGGCCGTTTTGTGTCGGTCCTGCAACATCCGGCCCGAACCGCCCGGCCGGTCAGGCCAGACCGGCCTCGCGCATCTGGCGCAGCTCCTTCTTCAGCTCCCCCACCTCGTCGCGCAGCCGGGCGGCCACCTCGAACTGGAGGTCCGCGGCGGCGGCGCGCATCCGGTCGGTCATCTCCTCGATGATTCCGGCCAGTTCGGTCGCCGGACGGTCGGTGACCACCGTGGTCTTCCCGGCCTTGCCGGCCTTCCCCGCCTTCGCGGACTTCCCGGCCGTCGCCGCCTTGCCGTCGCCCGGGACCGCGTGCTTCCCGAGGGCGGGCACGGGCGCCTTGCCCTCCTTCGCCTGGCGGTAGCCGGTGCCGAGCAGCTGCTCGGTGTCGACCTCCTCGCGCGCGATCGTGGCGACGATGTCGTTGATCTTCTTGCGCAGCGGCTGCGGGTCGATGCCGCGCTCGGTGTTGTAGGCGATCTGCTTCTCGCGGCGGCGGTTGGTCTCGTCGATGGCCTGCGCCATCGCCGGGGTGACCTTGTCCGCGTACATATGGACCTGGCCCGAGACGTTGCGCGCCGCGCGGCCGATGGTCTGGATCAGCGAGGTGCCCGAGCGCAGGAAGCCCTGCTTGTCGGCGTCGAGGATGGCCACGAGCGAGACCTCGGGCAGGTCGAGGCCCTCCCGCAGGAGGTTGATACCGACCAGGACGTCGTACTCGCCGGAGCGCAGCTCGCGCAGCAGCTCGATACGGCGCAGCGTGTCGACGTCGCTGTGGAGGTAGCGCACCTGGATGCCGAGCTCCAGGAAGTAGTCCGTGAGGTCCTCCGCCATCTTCTTGGTGAGGGTGGTGACCAGGACCCGTTCGTCCTTCTCGGCGCGCTCGCGGATCTCGTGCACCAGGTCGTCGATCTGTCCCTCGGTGGGCTTGACGACGACCTCCGGGTCGACGAGGCCGGTGGGGCGGATGATCTGCTCGACGAAGCCGTCGCCGCGGGACAGCTCGTAGTTGCCCGGGGTGGCGGAGAGGTAGACCGTCTGGTTGATCCGCTGGAGGAACTCCTCCCACTTCAGCGGGCGGTTGTCCAGGGCGGACGGCAGCCGGAAGCCGTGGTCGACCAGGGTCCTCTTGCGGGAGGCGTCGCCCTCGTACATCGCGCCGATCTGCGGGACGGTCACGTGCGACTCGTCGAGTACCAGGAGGAAGTCCTCCGGGAAGTAGTCGAGGAGGGTGTTGGGCGCGGTGCCGGGGGAACGGCCGTCGAAGTGCATCGAGTAGTTCTCGACGCCGGAGCAGGTGCCGATCTGGCGGAGCATCTCGATGTCGTACGTCGTGCGCATGCGCAGCCGCTGGGCCTCCAGCATCTTGCCCTGCTTCTCCAGCTCGGCCAGGCGCTGCTCCAGCTCCTGCTCGATGCCGCTGACGGCCTTCTCCATGCGCTCGGGTCCCGCCACGTAGTGGGTGGCGGGGAAGACGTGGAGGGACCGGTCCTCGCTGATGACCTCGCCGGTGAGCGGGTGCAGGGTGGACAGGGCCTCGATCTCGTCGCCGAACATCTCGATGCGGACGGCGAGCTCCTCGTAGACCGGGAAGATCTCGATGGTGTCGCCGCGCACCCGGAAGGTGCCCCGGGTGAAGGCCAGGTCGTTGCGCGTGTACTGGATCTCCACAAAACGGCGCAGCAGCTGGTCGCGGTCGATCTCGTCGCCCACCTTGAGCTGGACCATGCGGTCCACGTACTCCTGCGGCGTACCGAGGCCGTAGATGCAGGAGACGGAGGCGACCACGACGACGTCCCTGCGGGTGAGAAGGGAATTCGTCGCGGAGTGGCGCAGCCGCTCGACCTCCTCGTTGATCGAGGAGTCCTTCTCGATGTAGGTGTCCGACTGCGGGACGTACGCCTCGGGCTGGTAGTAGTCGTAGTACGAGACGAAGTACTCGACGGCGTTGTTGGGCAGGAGCTCGCGGAACTCGTTGGCCAGCTGGGCGGCGAGGGTCTTGTTCGGCGCCATCACCAGGGTGGGGCGCTGCAGCTTCTCGATCATCCAGGCGGTGGTCGCGGATTTACCCGTACCGGTCGCGCCGAGGAGCACGACGTCCTTCTCACCCGCGCGGACGCGCTTCTCCAGGTCGGCGATGGCCGCGGGCTGGTCGCCGCTGGGCTGGTAGGGACTGACGACCTCGAAAGGCGCCACCGTACGTTCGATCTTCG is a genomic window of Streptomyces sp. NBC_00708 containing:
- a CDS encoding maleylpyruvate isomerase family mycothiol-dependent enzyme, whose protein sequence is MTDHAHDLAALREATDRLLTATAKIDDAALTEPSRLPGWSRGHVVAHLSRNADALVNVLRGLPMYADSETRDRDIERDASRSRAEQLADLTATAARFAEAAADPADWSRTVTLRNGVTDSASRVPFRRRVEVELHHVDLDVGYELEDLPDEFVAREIDFLAERFGRHPEVVPTGLADGTGRYWTTGGGAEGGPVAVRGAAVELMGWLSGRRDGSALTVEGGTLPALPPL
- the uvrA gene encoding excinuclease ABC subunit UvrA; translation: MADRLIVRGAREHNLKNVSLDLPRDSLIVFTGLSGSGKSSLAFDTIFAEGQRRYVESLSSYARQFLGQMDKPDVDFIEGLSPAVSIDQKSTSRNPRSTVGTITEVYDYLRLLFARIGKPHCPECHRPISRQSPQAIVDKVLGLPEGSRFQVLSPLVRERKGEFVDLFSDLQTKGYSRARVDGATIQLSEPPALKKQEKHTIEVVIDRLTVKDSAKRRLTDSVETALGLSGGMVVLDFVDLPEDDPERERMYSEHLYCPYDDLSFEELEPRSFSFNSPFGACPDCTGIGTRMEVDPELIVPDEEKSLDEGAIHPWSHGHTKEYFGRQINALAEALGFRTDIPWAGLPQRARKALLHGHKIQTEVRYRNRYGRERAYTTPSFEGAVQFVKRRHSEAESDSSRERFEGYMREVPCPTCEGTRLKPIVLAVTVMEKSIAEVSAMSISECAEFLGRLKLNARDKKIAERVLKEVNERLKFLVDVGLDYLSLNRAAGTLSGGEAQRIRLATQIGSGLVGVLYVLDEPSIGLHQRDNHRLIETLVRLRDMGNTLIVVEHDEDTIKVADWVVDIGPGAGEHGGKVVHSGSLKELLANDKSVTGQYLTGKRSIPVPDVRRPVDPSRLLTVHGARENNLRDIDVSFPLGVLTAVTGVSGSGKSTLVNDILYTHLARELNGAKSVPGRHTRVDGDDLVDKVVHVDQSPIGRTPRSNPATYTGVFDHVRKLFAETMEAKVRGYLPGRFSFNVKGGRCENCSGDGTIKIEMNFLPDVYVPCEVCHGARYNRETLEVHYKGKSIAEVLDMPIEEGLEFFEAVPTIARHLRTLNEVGLGYVRLGQSAPTLSGGEAQRVKLASELQKRSTGRTVYVLDEPTTGLHFEDISKLIKVLSGLVDKGNSVIVIEHNLDVIKTADWVVDMGPEGGSGGGLVIAEGTPEYVAGVPASHTGKFLQDILDADRVSEAAVPGARKPAGKKAAKKTAAAKSASATRTATAKASAVKKTAAKKPAAKKTARARKA
- a CDS encoding C39 family peptidase — translated: MRNRRIRSARISVTAVLAAVLLAAPTATATADQSRTTTAAFQGRTVTAAAVPDRTATAPTAALAATKRLNITMQAQQKTNWCWAASGNTIATWYGRNYSQNQFCNAAFNRAQGYECPNSQAALDNVQNALYWAGISPGSYVNGWLRYPTVQAEIAAGRPVETRIQWSSGGGHMHVLYGYDDANSLVYWGDPWPSSNRYNWASHSWYVNNSEFSWTHSLYRIGA
- a CDS encoding MBL fold metallo-hydrolase, with amino-acid sequence MTYSGAVRVGGPADVHELTDLMISKAAVGPMDNNAYLLRCRATGEQLLIDAAADAGTLLRLIGDDSIVSVVTTHRHRDHWTALAEVVAATGARTYAGRYDAEGIEVPTEVLVEDGDTIRVGEVALTARHLTGHTPGSITLLYDDPHGAPHLFTGDCLFPGGVGNTHKDPEAFASLLHDVETKLFAPLPDETWVYPGHGRDTTLGDERPHLSEWRARGW
- a CDS encoding TerC family protein, which translates into the protein MDVSWTLWALTILGLCALIAVDFFIGRKPHDVSTKEAGIWTIVWIVLAALFGLALLVAGESQASGEFFAGYITEKSLSVDNLFVFVLIMAKFSVPSHLQQRVLLIGVLIALVLRAVFIAAGAAVIANFSWVFYIFGAFLIYTAWKLIQEARADEEDEEFEENRLLKNIERRFGVADRYHGTKLFIRNNGKRVMTPLMVVMLAIGTTDVLFALDSIPAIFGLTQDPYIVFTANAFALMGLRQLYFLIGGLLKKLVHLSYGLSVILGFIGVKLVLHALHESGVHVPEISIPVSLGVICGVLVITTITSLMANRKQAEAREKAEDRV
- a CDS encoding Rieske (2Fe-2S) protein, coding for MSGQPAARRTVLKGAALAGVAGLGAAACSTDSKLGHAQTPTPTAPVELGTPDEIPVGESKLYREQRVVVACPAKGEFKAFSAQCTHAGCLLDRVEKNEGHCPCHGSRFDTTTGKAVHGPATVPLPSVPVRVEGGRLIAGPEA